One genomic segment of Gottschalkia acidurici 9a includes these proteins:
- a CDS encoding sigma-70 family RNA polymerase sigma factor, whose translation MHQATLFNNLNKEKVLDVQGHVKQEDFTYIFEVYYKRVYNYIYYRVNCHYTAEDLTSKVFEKIIIKKHTYSDKKSPFEVWVFAIARNAINDYFRSIKKHNLFSIDAIKELVSRKKTPEDIMVGLDTKDELLEALNTLDERDRNIVALKFGAELKNKEIADILHITESNVGVIIYRSMKKLKKEIEREG comes from the coding sequence ATGCATCAAGCTACTCTATTTAACAATTTAAATAAAGAAAAAGTTCTAGACGTCCAAGGACATGTTAAACAAGAAGATTTTACTTATATATTTGAAGTTTATTATAAAAGGGTTTACAACTATATATACTATCGAGTTAATTGTCATTACACAGCAGAAGACTTGACAAGTAAAGTATTTGAAAAAATTATAATAAAAAAACACACTTACTCTGATAAGAAATCACCATTTGAAGTATGGGTGTTTGCCATAGCTAGAAATGCGATAAATGACTATTTTAGGAGTATAAAAAAACATAATTTATTTTCTATAGATGCAATTAAGGAGCTAGTATCGAGAAAGAAAACACCAGAAGACATCATGGTAGGCCTAGATACAAAAGATGAACTTTTGGAAGCTTTAAATACTTTAGATGAGAGAGATAGAAATATAGTAGCACTTAAATTTGGTGCAGAGTTAAAAAATAAAGAAATTGCAGACATATTACATATCACTGAAAGTAATGTTGGTGTGATAATTTATAGGTCAATGAAAAAGCTAAAAAAAGAAATAGAAAGAGAGGGATAG
- a CDS encoding DUF4367 domain-containing protein, producing MNKKSIEDRFSIDMDTYLNGTKNESQLKSEEYNELLELGKKLVDNDFSKDSNKEAVFNKALKNINEYKGDNIMKSSRKSKRLTTIAASITLVCVVSVSLTQTSFGQDLMGKVIKKISLGHIAAIQEEASKQESFVVPSELKGKIFDEDGNEVKEFSKKYKGKYYTSDGEEIEDMSGGTITTVAEYEKERKETTLVVKNSDELNKYTCFNVILPSYLPEGYEFDRAEFYKNADGVVKGTKYIDLYFKDGKKEIFMQQRFADEETGYVDGTDGKIEKIKINDVDAILMDNRNIDWEYNGVIYGISGRGEVTKSELIKIAESIK from the coding sequence ATGAATAAAAAAAGTATAGAAGATAGGTTTTCTATAGATATGGACACCTATCTTAATGGAACAAAAAATGAAAGTCAATTAAAATCTGAAGAATATAATGAACTTTTAGAACTAGGAAAGAAATTAGTAGATAATGATTTTAGTAAAGATAGTAATAAAGAGGCTGTGTTTAATAAAGCTCTAAAAAATATAAATGAATACAAGGGAGATAATATTATGAAAAGTTCAAGAAAATCAAAACGTTTAACTACTATAGCGGCGTCAATCACATTAGTATGTGTAGTAAGTGTTTCTTTAACTCAGACATCATTTGGTCAGGATCTAATGGGAAAAGTGATAAAGAAAATATCTTTAGGTCATATAGCAGCTATACAAGAAGAGGCATCTAAACAAGAGTCATTTGTTGTGCCATCAGAGTTAAAAGGAAAGATTTTTGATGAAGATGGAAATGAAGTAAAGGAATTTTCAAAAAAATATAAAGGAAAATACTATACATCTGATGGTGAAGAAATTGAAGATATGTCAGGTGGTACTATTACTACTGTAGCTGAATATGAGAAAGAAAGAAAAGAAACGACATTAGTAGTTAAAAACTCTGATGAATTAAATAAGTACACTTGCTTTAATGTTATACTTCCAAGTTATTTACCAGAAGGATATGAGTTTGATAGGGCAGAGTTTTATAAAAATGCGGATGGGGTTGTAAAGGGTACTAAGTATATTGATCTATATTTTAAAGATGGGAAAAAAGAAATATTTATGCAACAAAGATTTGCTGATGAAGAAACAGGATATGTAGATGGAACAGATGGAAAAATAGAAAAGATAAAAATTAATGATGTAGACGCTATACTGATGGATAATAGAAATATTGACTGGGAATATAATGGTGTAATTTACGGGATAAGTGGAAGAGGAGAAGTTACAAAGAGTGAACTAATAAAGATAGCAGAATCTATTAAGTAA
- a CDS encoding BlaI/MecI/CopY family transcriptional regulator: MSNNFQISESELEVMKLLWESSPLSANEIISSLSDRMNWSHQTIKTFINRLLNKQVISFEKSGRSYLYYPLVSYDQYVKSENKSFLEKVYNGAVSMLFSKFLEDEKLSEKEIERLQKILEEKKSELEE; encoded by the coding sequence ATGAGTAATAATTTTCAAATATCCGAATCTGAATTAGAAGTTATGAAGCTTCTTTGGGAAAGTAGTCCTTTATCTGCTAATGAAATAATTTCTTCTTTATCAGATAGAATGAACTGGTCACATCAAACTATAAAAACTTTTATAAATAGACTTCTAAATAAACAAGTAATATCATTTGAGAAGTCTGGTAGAAGTTATCTTTACTATCCTTTAGTTTCTTATGATCAGTATGTAAAATCAGAAAATAAATCTTTTCTTGAAAAAGTCTATAATGGAGCTGTTAGTATGCTTTTTTCGAAATTTTTAGAAGATGAGAAACTATCAGAAAAAGAAATTGAAAGACTCCAGAAAATTTTAGAAGAGAAAAAAAGTGAACTAGAAGAATAA